In Ctenopharyngodon idella isolate HZGC_01 chromosome 20, HZGC01, whole genome shotgun sequence, the following proteins share a genomic window:
- the LOC127501937 gene encoding armadillo-like helical domain-containing protein 4, with translation MLAGATFQSLLLAAVCLASRAATLERTVRPLENEKDSASSLLKDRTDTVTRTHSIDSPLLTISLQNPQTAQTSAPNVQHGRDEEEGVRIHEGFGRTTADGNEDRLNERQTYDGSRNTTESADGASLPWSLTTPPTADLLRTDTLQLEASNEDRRLNADTISSSPSDAPTAIPTSITSGDSTGPTLLDTADTWTEPVHLRAEEVSVLPSSQEVGTEATMSSEDLPLIFEPFEDVTPPGGLVSSSEVSVAMAPAAVTAGDTELEQMVSMDTEHTSSDVHLSGMSGAERSRASVTESDLSEEPYGSKQNDDITQSSVTHHPLTGVHVAASKPKTDTEDPETKEEPDEDEEDEEMDSDEEEEESEEDLMESTMAPHTRPPYSLIPPPPVWVQRNQGLVRSWVELIREKAGYVSGMLAPVGIGIAGALLLVGALYSIRLIHRKRRDSFKHQRRKPPREVRSGPDNAMLLADSSEDEF, from the exons ATGTTGGCTGGTGCAACTTTCCAAAGTCTCCTGCTGGCTGCGGTCTGTCTCGCCAGCCGGGCCGCCACACTGGAGAGGACCGTCAGACCGCTGGAGAATGAGAAAGACTCAGCATCGTCTTTGCTGAAGGACAGAACAGACACGGTCACCAGGACTCACTCAATCGACTCACCCTTGTTGACCATCAGCTTACAAAACCCCCAAACAGCACAAACATCTGCTCCAAACGTGCAGCATGGAAGAGATGAGGAGGAAGGCGTCAGGATTCATGAGGGGTTTGGCAGAACGACGGCGGACGGAAACGAGGACAGGCTGAACGAGCGACAGACATACGACGGGTCGCGGAACACAACAGAATCTGCAGACGGCGCGTCTCTCCCGTGGTCTCTGACGACGCCTCCTACCGCAGATCTACTGAGAACCGACACACTTCAGCTCGAAGCATCTAATGAGGACAGAAGGCTGAACGCAGACACGATCTCCAGCTCTCCTTCAGACGCACCGACCGCTATCCCAACCAGCATTACCAGCGGAGACTCGACTGGACCGACACTGCTGGACACGGCTGATACGTGGACGGAACCGGTTCATCTGCGGGCAG AGGAAGTGAGCGTCCTGCCCTCGTCTCAGGAAGTGGGCACAGAGGCCACCATGTCCTCCGAAGACCTTCCTTTGATTTTTGAGCCGTTTGAGGATGTCACGCCGCCCGGAGGCTTAGTGTCGTCGTCCGAAGTGTCTGTCGCCATGGCTCCAGCTGCCGTAACGGCGGGAGACACAGAGCTTGAGCAAATGGTGTCCATGGATACGGAACACACTTCCTCTGATGTTCATCTCTCAGGAATGTCTGGAGCGGAGAGATCGAGAGCGTCCGTCACAGAATCTGATCTGTCAGAGGAGCCTTATGGGAGTAAACAAA ACGATGACATCACACAGAGCTCAGTTACCCATCATCCTCTGACGGGCGTTCACGTAGCAGCGTCGAAACCAAAGACAGACACAGAAGATCCGGAGACTAAAG AGGAGCctgatgaagatgaagaggaCGAGGAGATGGATTCTgacgaggaggaggaagagagtGAAGAGGACCTGATGGAAAGCACCATGGCACCGCACACGCGGCCGCCCTACAGCCTGATCCCCCCTCCTCCCGTCTGGGTGCAGCGGAACCAGGGCCTGG TGCGGAGCTGGGTTGAGCTGATACGAGAGAAG GCTGGTTATGTGTCGGGGATGTTGGCACCTGTTGGCATTGGAATAGCTGGTGCTCTTCTGCTGGTCGGCGCTCTGTACAGCATCAGACTGATCCATCGCAAGAGGAGAGACAGCTTCAAACACC